A single genomic interval of Polyangium spumosum harbors:
- a CDS encoding FG-GAP repeat domain-containing protein, with protein MRHHRIRFFAFVALGVPALAAALASCGDGNSTGSGASAGASAGGNGGAGGGGQGGEGGEGGDLFGDGGTTGCTPGEACGDGGVCTPGGVCCTEDKACGSACCGGDEVCSFQQCVTPGATCIDATECPEGSYCEYALGEPSGMPDGGGGSCQGGVTPATGKCLPQPPECAPGMEPGPNDPITCLAKCEYKPPVGQFEPVLKYAWGDPVAPSTQDSVMMAPIVVQLDDDTCDGVVDERDIPEIVFSTFQTNKYNENGTLHAISIINGQVVEKWTANAGVEAGVSQNHPGRSIAAGNIDGVPGNEIVVCTVPEGRARAYDATGKELWLSAPGTCGMPSLADLDQDGDVEVVVESQILDGKTGATVATLNPANASNVVVSDMDGDGKLDIVAASRIFKGDGTLLVDAGIIASFPAVGDLDKDGVPEVIAVYNNNHELRIWRVDPNEPGGFKIIRTGIDINGTLDPALCPTNSSGYVRGGGPPTVADFNGDGVPDVALAGGVGYAVFDGKKLMDPAIPNPETLLWIRQTQDCSSASTGSSVFDFEGDGKAEVVYADEKMMHVYSGTDGAVLYETCNTNGTLQEYPLVADVDNDGQADIVVVSNSYSGFTCADGSKTAGVRIFGDKNGNWVRTRRVWNQHAYHVTNVEEDGTIPTVELPNYKQPKLNNFRQNVQPAGEFSAPDLVATVFPACGGPTYGLVARVRNIGEASVPSGVNIGFYLDDPANGGVALPGSPVATTKVLYPAEAEDVLLPLPAPPPGVLDGSKPIFVIVDDQSPPHAWHECRTDNNTAQGSGVCEGGPN; from the coding sequence ATGCGACACCATCGGATTCGATTCTTCGCTTTCGTGGCGCTCGGGGTGCCCGCCCTCGCGGCGGCGCTCGCCTCGTGCGGCGACGGAAACAGCACGGGCAGCGGCGCGTCCGCGGGCGCGAGCGCGGGCGGAAACGGCGGCGCGGGCGGCGGCGGCCAGGGCGGCGAGGGCGGCGAGGGCGGCGACCTCTTCGGCGACGGCGGGACGACCGGATGCACGCCGGGCGAGGCCTGCGGCGACGGCGGCGTCTGCACGCCGGGCGGGGTCTGCTGCACCGAGGACAAGGCCTGCGGCTCGGCGTGTTGCGGCGGGGACGAGGTCTGCTCGTTCCAGCAATGCGTGACGCCGGGCGCGACGTGTATCGACGCGACGGAGTGCCCGGAGGGCTCCTACTGCGAATATGCGCTCGGCGAGCCGAGCGGCATGCCCGACGGCGGCGGCGGCTCGTGCCAGGGCGGCGTGACGCCCGCGACGGGCAAATGCCTGCCGCAGCCCCCGGAGTGCGCGCCCGGCATGGAGCCCGGGCCGAACGACCCGATCACCTGCCTCGCGAAATGCGAATACAAGCCGCCCGTCGGCCAGTTCGAGCCGGTGCTGAAGTACGCCTGGGGTGACCCGGTCGCGCCGAGCACGCAGGACAGCGTGATGATGGCGCCGATCGTGGTCCAGCTCGACGACGACACCTGCGACGGCGTGGTGGACGAGCGCGACATCCCGGAGATCGTGTTCTCGACGTTCCAGACGAACAAGTACAACGAGAACGGGACGCTCCACGCCATTTCGATCATCAATGGCCAGGTCGTCGAGAAATGGACGGCGAACGCGGGCGTCGAGGCGGGCGTGAGCCAGAACCACCCGGGCCGCTCGATCGCCGCGGGCAACATCGACGGCGTGCCGGGCAACGAGATCGTGGTGTGCACGGTGCCCGAGGGCCGCGCCCGCGCTTATGACGCGACGGGCAAGGAGCTGTGGCTCAGCGCGCCCGGCACGTGCGGCATGCCCTCGCTCGCGGACCTCGATCAGGACGGCGACGTGGAGGTCGTCGTCGAGTCGCAGATCCTCGACGGCAAGACGGGCGCGACCGTGGCCACGCTGAACCCGGCGAACGCCTCGAACGTCGTGGTCTCCGACATGGACGGCGACGGCAAGCTCGACATCGTCGCAGCGAGCCGCATTTTCAAGGGTGACGGCACGTTGCTCGTCGACGCCGGCATCATCGCGAGTTTCCCCGCGGTCGGCGACCTCGACAAGGACGGCGTGCCCGAGGTCATCGCGGTCTACAACAACAACCACGAATTGCGCATCTGGCGGGTCGACCCGAACGAGCCGGGCGGCTTCAAGATCATCCGGACGGGCATCGACATCAACGGCACGCTCGACCCGGCCCTCTGCCCCACGAACAGCTCGGGTTACGTGCGCGGCGGCGGCCCGCCCACGGTGGCGGACTTCAATGGCGACGGCGTGCCCGACGTGGCCCTCGCCGGCGGCGTGGGTTATGCGGTGTTCGACGGCAAGAAGCTGATGGACCCCGCGATCCCGAACCCGGAGACGCTGCTCTGGATCCGACAGACGCAGGATTGCTCGTCCGCCTCGACGGGCAGCTCGGTCTTCGATTTCGAGGGCGACGGCAAGGCCGAGGTCGTCTACGCGGACGAGAAGATGATGCACGTCTATTCCGGGACCGACGGCGCCGTGCTCTACGAGACGTGCAACACGAACGGGACGCTGCAGGAGTATCCGCTCGTCGCGGACGTCGACAATGACGGCCAGGCCGACATCGTGGTCGTGTCGAACTCGTATTCGGGCTTCACCTGCGCCGACGGCTCGAAGACCGCGGGCGTGCGGATCTTCGGCGATAAAAACGGCAACTGGGTGCGGACGCGACGGGTGTGGAACCAGCACGCGTATCACGTGACGAACGTCGAGGAGGACGGGACGATCCCGACCGTCGAGCTGCCGAATTACAAGCAGCCGAAGCTCAACAATTTCCGGCAAAACGTGCAGCCCGCGGGCGAGTTCTCGGCGCCGGACCTCGTGGCCACGGTCTTCCCGGCCTGCGGCGGCCCGACGTACGGGCTCGTGGCGCGCGTGCGCAACATCGGCGAGGCGAGCGTCCCTTCGGGCGTGAACATCGGGTTTTACCTGGACGACCCGGCGAATGGCGGCGTCGCGCTCCCGGGCAGCCCCGTGGCGACCACGAAGGTGCTCTACCCGGCCGAGGCCGAGGACGTGCTCCTGCCGCTCCCCGCGCCGCCGCCCGGCGTGCTCGACGGGTCGAAGCCGATCTTCGTGATCGTCGACGATCAATCACCCCCGCACGCGTGGCACGAATGCCGGACCGACAACAACACCGCGCAAGGCAGCGGTGTCTGTGAAGGTGGGCCAAACTGA